From Amia ocellicauda isolate fAmiCal2 chromosome 12, fAmiCal2.hap1, whole genome shotgun sequence, a single genomic window includes:
- the LOC136763982 gene encoding hepatitis A virus cellular receptor 1 has product MKTVVFLVCFIALNAAIPDEEDFPLHLDRSISSSEEGMQAFEILTYLIRLLAAATRTPATTTAATTTVPTTTVPTTTVPTTTVPTTNGTL; this is encoded by the exons ATGAAGACAGTTGTGTTTTTGGTTTGCTTCATCGCACTCAATGCTGCTATTCCA gaTGAAGAGGATTTTCCTCTCCACCTCGATCGTTCCATCTCCTCCAGTGAA GAGGGAATGCAGGCGTTCGAGATTCTCACGTATTTAATTCGACTGTTGGCAGCAGCAACACGAACCCCAGCAACAACAACCGCAGCCACAACAACTGTGCCCACAACAACTGTGCCCACAACAACTGTGCCCACAACAACTGTGCCCACAACAAATGGAACGCTTTAA